The sequence below is a genomic window from Bos javanicus breed banteng chromosome 21, ARS-OSU_banteng_1.0, whole genome shotgun sequence.
TTCTGATCTCACTTTGTGTCTGAGCTCAGGCCTCTCTTCCTTGGCATCTCACCATTTCATTGCAGCAGAGCCAAGGAACACAGCCGATGGAGGTGTGGTTGTGGTAGGTAGGCTGTTCAGAGGGTGAGGGATGAAGGAAAACTCCCTTGTGAGTTGGAACCTTGCCCAGGGTGTGGCCCTTGGGGGTGATAGCTGAGAATAAGGGTGGGCTCTGCAATGGTCTGGGAAATGTTATTTTGTTCTCAAAGCACATATCTATTCAAGTTTCCCTCTTAGCACACTCCAGAGAGCTCTAGaaagcagggaggagagagaaggtccGAGGTGGGAGAAAATAAGAACTATGAAGTTGCAGAAAGGGAGTGTCTCCCCTTTGTGATGCTCGGAACTCAGCCTGGTTTGTGTTGTACGTCTCTGCAGATGGCCTCCTCTATCCAAATGGGGCTGTTGCCATGTTACTGCTTTGCATCCCCGGATCTGAGCAAAGATTCCTCCCCATCTTtagtcccacccccacccccaccccccactggtGACTCAGCTCCTCCTCTCCTCTGAAGGCAGTTTACAGGGGGATGGGGATACTGAGAGCAGAGACTATTTTGGCTTCTCTGACCTTCAAAAGCAGCTCTTGGCAGCCAGGGGCAAGGGTGGAGCCGGTGCTGGGGAAAAGTGAGTGGATGTCACTGGGAGGAAGCAGTAGGAATTACCCAGGACTGGGGAGGGTTGAtgggagggaagagggcagggaaGGACCCTGTAGGAACTTGAGCATCACCGGTTGGAACTCAGTGCTAGAGCTCCCTGGGTCCTCTCTTTGAGTCCTAGAGTACGTGTCACCAAATCTGAGACAGAAGAGGCTAAGGGAAACAGGACCAATATTAAAAGGATTAAGACCCTATAAAATGAAGACAGCAGAGAGACAGCAAAGTACAGAGACAAGAACAGGGACCCAACACTCTACAAAGTCATTTTAAGATCTTTTTAGTCCAAAGAATACTTTATGTGACATTTAATAATTGGTCTATAGAAAGAAACTCTTACAGGCCTGGGGCCCTGCTGATCTTCCTTCATCCCTTTAACTATTTCACTGAAAGGTAGAATGTGCCCTGAAACTTCAGAAAATGCCTCTTCATACCCAGAGAGCAAGAATTCCAAGTATCAGTGCCTGTGTGGTTGCAGTGCTGTGCTGCATTGGCACAGAATTGTAGGCAGTCTTAGGGCCCCTGTGCCCCACCCGAGACGGGCTAGAGATGGAGTAGGGACTGTGTGTCCACTCCAGAATTTCAAACTACCCCCCAACCTAAAATGACTTCTTTCTGCCACATTCCCTCCCTCCACATCTACAGCTGTGGCTCAGAAGACAACCGAGCTCAGCGCAACTGCCTTCTTTCTGTCATCCCTAGCCTTCTCAAATAGTCCCTTCACTCCTACCCTAAGCTTTTAGGCCCCCAGCCTCTTTGTCTCCTGCTCCTCCAGGGATTGAAGGTCATtcccccagtctgaggggagaggCAGCAGATGGTTCCTGAGAGAAAAGGGAGGGCCCAACCTCCTATATCCCCGGCAATGTGTAGCACAGAGTGTGGGTCTTTAGCTGACACTAAAAGAATGTATCTTAACTAAGCAGGGTTGGGGGAGCAGGACCCCCCTCCCCCCGTAGGCCACTGGAGACCCCCTGACTCTTTGAGCTGCTAGACAACTCCTCAGCCCCCAGCCAAGCAGAAGCACTAGAGCGCTGACACTGTGAAGGCAAAGAAACAGTTAAATCTCTAGAGCCTCGTCATGGACCAGCCCCCCTTCCCCGCCCTGGCGCCGCCCTCACCATCaagcgcccccacccccaccccaccccactcccaccccagtgCCGCAGACTCTTCTCTGAAGCTGCCGGCTGAGGCCGGAGCAGCAGCCTCCATGAGGGTCTCCCCACCACATCCCCGGGTAAGAACCCAAGCAGGCCAAAGGACTTGGCATGGGGGATGCTGTGATGGGGAGGTGGGATGCGGGTAACGGGAAAGGGAGTTGATAACCTAATATGCTGTGTCTGGAACTAGCCTGGCGGGGGTTGGCAGGGTGGGGAGCCGAGAAGATGAACTGACTGTGGGGCCAGCCTGGACCCAGAACCAGGCGGAGGCCAGTGGGGCCGCACAGTGACAGGCCACCGCGcgggctgggctgagctgggagcAGCCCCAGGGGCAGCCGCAGAGGGTGGTGTCACCGGCTCTGCCCAGCGGCCTGGGGCTCTGACGGAGTTAGAGACGGGCTGTGTCTTTGGTAGGGACAGAAGAATTAGAGGGAAAGGCGGATGTTGTGGGAATGCACCGAATGGGAGAGTCTCTCTGTGTGTCAGCTGCTGGATTGCTCAGCTGCTCCGATGCAGGGGGGTGAATGGGACCGCGAGTTTTTGCCAAGTAAGGGAAGGTGGGGGACACTTtggaaaagaagggaggaaagggtCGTTAAGACGTGGCACGCGCCTCTTCACAGACCAGCCGGTGTGCGGTGTGCTCCCCACACCCATTCCCGGCAACCGGCAACCGTCGAGCTTGAAACTTGGACTCGAAGCCCCCTCTTTCTGGCTGCCTCCGGGGATGGAGAGGCCGCCTCGGAGATGGGGAGCGCTCGCTCCCCAGCAGCTGCCCCGCATTCCCAGTGCTGTCAACCCCGCCGGCTCCCAGTcacggccccacccccacccccgcttctCTTCCCAAGATGGGGGCTCCGAACAGAGGAGTCCGTTTCTTCTCCCTCTCGGCGTCccccctttccctccccaccccccatgcaGAGGCAGCCAAGAAAATGACTTGTcatgctggggtgggggcgggggcggagccGGCGCCGGGCTCAGCGCGCACGCTCACACACTGCGGCACACTGCAGCTGCCTGGCCCCCTCCCGCCCGCCTCACTGCGGAGACACCTGCCCTCCCGGCTCCGCACCCgcagccacccccgcccccccactaACCCCATCCCTGGCCTGGGGATGTGCCCCTGCCTCAGAGAAGTCCTCTCCAAAGAAAGCCGGAAAACAAGTCCGTGGCCTTCAGTGGGAATGCAGGGGAGCCGAAGAGAGGCAGAGGGCTTCCTCCCGGGCCCCGAAAAGGAGGGGCGCAGGATACAAACCATGTAGTAGTGGCCAGTCACAGCCAGAGCGCCCAGGGGTGAGCCATAGGGTCTTACTCCAAGACCGGAATTGGTGGTTACAAACCAGTCTAGGGGGCCGGGGTAGGGGGCAATGGCAGACTGTGGGGGAACAGAGGTAGTGGAGAGAAAGCAAGTTGGACTGTGTCacagatttttccttttctgacccCCTAGCTCAAGTGTGTTGACCTTGGGCGTTTGTGCCAGGGGTGAGGGAGGTGGTGGAACTGCCCTTCTAAATCTGAACTACTTAGAGCCCGCCTTGGGCTGGCTGCTCCCTGAATCCTTGAAGTCCCTCATCCCTCACCTGCCCAAGCCCTGCCCCTTCGTGACTCCGAGGTGGTTCTCACCCTCTGAACTGACCTCCAAGCGTCCCTCAATTCCCAAGTTAATAGCAGAGAACGCTTGAACTCCGCATGGGCCCCGCCCACCCTGCGTGGGCCTTGGTCTTCGGACACCATCGGTAGTTCATTTCCCTGCAGCTGCCAGATCTGCCCAATGCTGGCACCATCGCTCTTCCGTTTAACAAAGGCCCTGGCCCCGGGGTCCTCTTGTCTGAGCcccagaaagaggagagagtgcTGGGTCACAGAAGAGGGTCTGGGGGACAGGTTATGAGTCCTCCCACCAGTATCCTCCAGACAGCCCACTTCCACACCAACCACCTATTCAGTCGGTGAGGGCGGGAGGAGCCTGGGCTGGCGGCACCCTTCTTCGGGATCTCCTTTCTAACCTGGCACTTTCTTTGCTGCATTGCTTGGTGTTTCATGTGAGTCTGGAGAAGGGACGTAGAGAGGGGATTTGAGGGTGTATTCtgtccctcaccccacccccagagcctAGGGAACACTCTGAACCTCTCCTATCTTAACTGTTTCTTGTTTGTGCATCCCAGACTCCCTTCCCTATGACAGAAGGCCCATAGGAGAGGCGCAGGAGTGAGAGGAGAAACTGTTGTTTTCTCGGAGAGGTCGGGTTGTGGGGAGTGAACCAGGAGCCTGGGAACGTGGAGCTAAGGTGGAGACAGGGAGTGAAACCTTTAGTGCTGGGAACAGGATGACTGTGTTTGTGAGCGCAGGCTTGGCCTCCCGAGGAACCAGAAAACAGATTAAGAGGTCCTATTTCTCCTCTGCCTTGTAACTCCCTAGGGTTTAGATAGCTCAGACTGCTCTGAGTCCTTTGGAATGGGACGTTGGGCCTGGGATGGGAGTTTGAAAGGAGGATGAGTCCGTACCCACTGCAGTCTCCTTATTTCCAGACACTCTGGCAAGAAAGCCCTGGGCAGAGGCAAGCTAGTGAGCAGGGAGCTGAGTGAGGATCAACGTCGCAGAAGCCCCTCCTCCAGCTGAGCCCCCCATCCCCAGGCAGCACCAGGAGCTTAGTGCTCCAGAGCGACAGAGAGGGACAAAAGGTTCTTGTCAGCAGGGCAGCCTGAGGCGGGAGTTCCAGGCAGAGGGGGTGTTAGATGAGGGGAGGGAGCAGACAGCCAGTGCGGGAGGAGGAAACCCTGGAAGGGAAGGGCTGCAGCCGGAGCTAGTCCCCAGACCTTACTCAGCAGGTTCCAAAGTGGCAGGATCAAGGAGAGCCAGGCTACTCTTTCTCCCAGCCCCGTTTTCTGATAGTGCAGTTTTTCCTCTCCTGCCCTACACAATGCCTCTCCACTTTAGTCTCTACCCACTTCCCTCAATACAAATTCCTGCATCTCTCCCTCAGGCCAGAGGACCCTCTGCCACCAGAGTGAGATCCTAGAGACTGTCATCCTCGTAAACCCCAGTGCCGACAGCATCAGCTCTGAGGTAAGGCCAGGGCCTGAGCCGCACTGGCCTCGAGGGCCTGCTGAAAGCGCCATAACCCACCCCAGCCAGTGCCAAGAATTCCCAGGCTTGGCTTTGAACCAAGCTCTCTCTGCCATCTAAGCTGCCTCACAATCCCAGCCCCACCTGGAGGTGCTGTGGGGCTCCCAGTGGGGAGCATGTCCTTGCTGTACTGAGGGGGACCTGGAACCTTCAGTGCCCTTTCCTGGGCTTCCTCCATTGTGACCAATCCTCTCCTTCTGCTGCAGGTTCACCACCTCCTCAGCAGCCCATCAGCTCACAAACTGCTGATCTTGAGTGGGCAGAGTTTAGAGCCTGGGGGAGACCTCATCCTACAGAGTGGCACCTACTCCTATCAAAACTTTGCCCAGGTCCTTCAGAACCCAGAGGTGAGTCCTATGTCCCAGTGTCCAGGAGGAACAGAACACGGGGTGTGACTAGAGCTGTGGGGAGGGATCCAAGGAAGGGCAAATCCTATGGCCCTTGACCCCCCGGGGATGCTGGCAGAATGGTAGATCACCTCAGAGAGAGATGGAGACTAGCAGGTTGAATCTGAGTTGGGCTGAGACAACCCCAGTGACCTGATCAGGCTTTTTGTCTCCCATTCATCCAGATTGCCCAACTGCTCAGCAACAGAGACCCTGGGATCCAGGCTTTCCTCACCGTGTCCTGCTTAGGGGAGGGCgactggagccacctgggactATCCAGTTCCCAAGAGACCTTGCACCTCCGGCTAAACCCTGAGCCCACGCTGCCCACCATGGACGGCGTGGCTGAATTCTCCGAGTACGTCTCTGAGACCGTGGATGTGCCATCCCCCTTCGACCTGCTGGAGCCCCCCACCTCAGGGGGCTTCCTCAAGCTCTCCAAGCCTTGCTGCTACATCTTCCCCGGCGGCCGCGGGGACTCGGCCCTCTTTGCCGTTAATGGTTTCAACATCCTGGTGGATGGTGGCTCTGATCGCAAGTCCTGCTTCTGGAAGCTAGTGCGGCATCTGGACCGCATCGACTCGGTGCTGCTCACCCACATCGGGGCCGACAACCTGCCAGGCATCAACGGGCTTCTGCAGCGCAAAGTGGCAGAACTGGAAGAGGAGCAGTCCCAGGGCTCCAGCAGCTACAGCGACTGGGTGAAGAACCTCATCTCCCCTGAGCTAGGGGTTGTCTTCTTCAACGTGCCCGATAAGCTGCGGCTGCCTGATGCCTCGCGGAAGGCCAAGCGCAGCATTGAGGAGGCCTGCCTCACTCTGCAGCACTTAAACCGCCTGGGCATCCAGGCCGAGCCCCTGTACCGCGTGGTCAGCAACACCATAGAGCCTCTCACCCTCTTCCACAAGATGGGTGTGGGCCGCCTGGACATGTACGTCCTCAACCCTGtcaaggacagcaaggagatgcagTTCCTCATGCAAAAGTGGGCGGGGAACAGTAAAGCCAAGACGGGAATCGTGCTGGCTAATGGGAAGGAGGCTGAGATCTCGGTGCCCTACCTGACCTCTATCACCGCTCTGGTGGTCTGGTTGCCAGCCAACCCCACTGAGAAGATCGTGCGCGTCCTTTTCCCAGGGAATGCCCCCCAGAACAAGATCTTGGAGGGCCTGGAAAAGCTTCGACACCTGGACTTCCTGCGCTACCCCGTGGCCACACAGAAGGACCTGGCCACTGGGGCTGTGCCTGCCAGCCTCAAACCCAGCAAAATCAAACAGCGAGCTGACAGCAAAGAGAGCCTCAAGGCCACAACCAAGACACCCGTGGGCAAGCTGGCCAAACGGGAGGAGGTGGCCGAAGAGGGAGCCAAGGAAGCTCGCTCAGAACTGGCCAAAGAGTTAGCCAAGACCGAAAAGAAGGCAAAAGAGTCGTCTGAGAAGCCCCCAGAGAAGCCCGCCAAGCCCGAGAGGGTGAAGACAGAGTCAAGCGAGGCACTGAAGGCAGAGAAGCGAAAGCTGATCAAAGACAAAGTGGGGAAGAAGCACCTGAAAGAAAAGATATCAAagctggaagagaaaaaagacaaagagaaaaaggagatcaagaaggagaggaaggagctcaagaaggatgaaggaaggaaggaggaaaagaaggatgccaagaaggaggagaagaagaaagacacCAAACCTGAGGTCAAAAAGATTTCCAAGCCAGACCTGAAGCCCTTTACCCCTGAGGTGCGGAAGACCCTCTACAAAGCCAAGGCCCCCGGCAGAGTCAAGATGGACAAGAGCCGGGCTACCCGTGGGGAGAAGGAGCTGTCCTCTGAGCCCCGGACACCCCCGGCCCAGAAGGGGGCCGCACCCCTCCCAGCAAGGGAGCTGGCCTTATCTTCACCAGAAGACCTTACACAGGACTTTGAGGAGTTGAAACGTGAGGAGAGGGAGTTGCTGACTGAACAAAGGGATGAGAAACCGCTCCCCCTGGACACTGCCGAGGAGGGACTCCCAAGCACAGCGGCCCAGGTGGCACCACCCTCTGTCCCCGGGCTGGAAGCAGAAGTACCTGTGGTGAAGGAGAAAGAGGTTGTCCCAGACGTCCCTGAGGAACGAGGCATCAAGGACAGAGGCCCAGACTCTGGGGCggaaacagaggaagagaaagacactTGGGAGGAAAAGAAGCCAAAGGAAGCCGAGGGGCTCCCTGACAGAACAGAAGCCCGAGAGGAAAGTGAACCTGAGGTAAAGGAAGATGTGATAGAGAAGGCCGAGTTAGAGGAAATGGAGGAGCTGCCCCCTTCcgatgaggaggaagaagaggagacaaAGGCAGAGGGTTTTTACCAAAAGCACTTGCAAGAAGCCTTGAAGGTGACGCCAGGGGGGAAGGAGGCTCTCGGCGGCCGGGAACTGGGACTCCAAGGCAAGGCCCCAGAGAAGGAGACCTCGTCATTCCTAAGCAGCCTGGCCACCCCAGCAGGAGCCACTGAGCACGTGTCTTACATCCAGGACGAGACGATCCCTGGCTACTCTGAGACCGAGCAGACCATCTCAGATGAAGAGATCCACGACGAGCCCGAGGAGCGCGCGGCCCCACCTAGGTTTCCGACAGGAACCTATGACCTCCCTGGGCCTGAAGGTCCCGGCCCGTTTGAGGCCAGCCAGCCTGCTGACAGCGCTGTTCCCGCCACCGCCAGCAAGGCCTACGGACCACCAGAGACAGAACTCACCTACCCCCCCAACATGGTGGCCGCCCCTCTGGCGGAAGAGGAGCACGTGTCTTCGGCCACCTCGATCACTGAGTGTGACAAGCTCTCTTCTTTTGCCACGTCCGTGGCCGAGGACCAGTCCGTAGCTTCACTCACggccccacagacagaggagacgggCAAGAGCTCCCTGCTGCTTGACACGGTCACAAGCATCCCCTCATCCCGCACTGAAGCCACTCAGGGCCTGGACTACGTGCCATCGGCCGGCACCATCTCACCCACCTCCTCGTTGGAAGAAGACAAAGGCTTCAAGTCACCACCCTATGAGGACTTCTCTGTGACCGGGGagtcagagaagagaggagagatggTAGGGAGAGGCTTGTCTGGAGAGAGGGCCCtggagggggaagaggaggaggagaccgCCAACGTACAGATGTCGGAGAAACTGCATGGTCAGTATGGACCCCAGATGTTTGCCGCCCCTGGGCATGCCCTCCACCCAGGGGAACCAGCCCTTGGAGAGGCAGAGGAGCGCTGCCTCAGCCCAGATGACAGCACAGTGAAGATGGCCTCTCCGCCACCGTCTGGCCCACCCAGTGCCACCCACACACCCTTTCATCAGTCCCCAGTGGAGGAAAAGTCTGAGCCCCAAGACTTTCAGGAAGCAGACTCCTGGGGAGATACTAAGAGTATCCCAGGTGTGGGCAAGGAAGTTGCTGCAGAGGAGACCGCCAAGCCAGGGCCTGACAAGggtgcactggaggaggaagggaaggcgtCTCCTCCCAGGAGCCCCCAGGCCCAGGAGGTATCCATCAGCATAGCTGGGGGACAGGCCAGCCGTACCATCCAGCTGCTGCCAGAACAGGACAAAGCCATTGTCCTCGAGACTGTGGAGGCGGAAGAGCCCGCAGGCCCGGTTCCGGAAACAGAAGCCCTACCCGGAGACTTGAGAACCTCACTCCAAGAACTTGGGGAACCTCAGAAAGAGGAGGTGCTCCAGATTCCTGACCGACGCCTCTCCCCTGAAGAGGCAGAGTCCCTCTCTGTCCTCAGCGTGGTCTCCCCAGATGCTGCCAAAAAGCAAGACGCCACCCCGAGGTCTCCCTGTGGCCTGATGGAGCAGCGCCTCCACACAGACCTGTGGCCGCAGGGATCTCCAGAAGACATCCGGTCACTGTCTCTCTCAGAGGAGAGTCCCAGCAAGGAGACCTCGCTGGACATCTCTTCCAAGCAGCTGTCTCCAGAAAGCCTTGGCACCCTCCAGTTTGGGGAACTAAGCCTTGGTAAGGAAGAAAAAGGGCCTCTGATACAGGCTGAGGACACCGCTCTCCACCTAGCCCCTGTGTCTATTCCAGAAGCTCGGGCAGCCACAGCATCGCCTCCCACAGATGGGACCAGTGGATACTCCGCACGGGCAGACATCACAGATGAGAGCCCTGATGGAAAATTACCCGCCAGTTCCTTCTCTCCCACTGCACTGCTAGGAGAGGGGAGGCACTCACCCGGAGTGATCACAAGCCTGGGTGAACACATTCTTACACCTGATAGCTCCCTCACCAAGAGCCCTGAGTCCTTACCAAGCCCTGCCGTGGAAGATATTGTCATGGAGTGGGAAGGCAAAGTTCCAAAGTTGAAGGACAGACCcccagagcagaaggagaagggacccGAGCCCACGGATGAAGTCCTTCAGCAGCAGGGCAAAACCCTGGAACAGAGGGACACTGTCATGGAGCAGAGGGACACAGCCATCTGTCGGAAAGATGAGGTTCTGGAAGAGAAGGACAAGGCTGGGGAGCCGCAGGATCAGGCTGTGGAACAAAAAGGCAGAGACTCAGAACACAGGGAAACAGCCCCGGATCAGAAGGACCAGGCCCCAGAAAGAAAAGACGAAGACTTAGAACCTAAAGACAGAAGCTTAGAACACAGGGACACAGCCCCGGATCAGAAGGACCAGGCCCCGGAAGGAAAAGACGAAGACTTAGAACCTAAAGACAGAGGCTTAGAACACAGGGACACAGCCCCGGAACAGAAGGACCAGGCCCCGGAAGGAAAAGACGAAGACTTAGAACCTCAAGACAGAGGCTTAGAACACAGGGACACAGCCCCGGAACAGAAGGACCAGGCCCCGGAAGGAAAAGACAAAGACTTAGAACCTAAAGACAGAGGCTTAGAACACAGGGACACAGCCCTGGAACAGAAGGACCAGGCCTCGGAAGGAAAAGACGAAGACTTAGAACCTAAAGACAGAGGCTTAGAACACAGGGACACAGCCCTGGAACAGAAGGACCAGGCCTCGGAAGGAAAAGACGAAGACTTAGAACCTAAAGACAGAGGCTTAGAAGCAAAAGACAAGGCCCTAGAACAGGAGGACAAGGTCCCAGAAGGGAAAGATAAAATCTTAGCACAAAAAATCAGAGACTTGGAACATAAAGACACTGTTCCAAAAGACACGGTCCCTGAACTGAAGGGCAAGGCCTTAGAACAGAAAGATGAAGCCTCTGAACAGGACAAGGCCCCAGAAGAGAAGGACAAGGCCCAGAAGGACCAGGCCCCAGAACAGAAGGACCAGGCCTTAGCACAAAAATACTGGGCCCTCGAACAGAAGGCTGAAGCACTTGAACAAACCATTAAGGCCACTgaacaaaaagataaatttctggaagagaaagacaaaactcAGGAGCAGGAGAGCCCTGTGCAGGAGGATAAAACCATGGCACCAAAGGAAAAGATCCTAGAGGAAAAATCTCCAGAAAAAGTCAAGGCTGTGGAACAGAAAGAAGAAGCTGTGCTGGAGAAGAGCAAAGCTCTGGGGCTGGAAGAGAGC
It includes:
- the MAP1A gene encoding microtubule-associated protein 1A isoform X1, which translates into the protein METEAGPGRPRGVAMETSPGLGLRSPGSPPAQNPAEPLREAGAVVAAARWDLRKHSLLIVIGDIATESQLRAVRAHLEQGILSWNIDLSSIDLNQQLRLFITRHLAHFSSEVKGQRTLCHQSEILETVILVNPSADSISSEVHHLLSSPSAHKLLILSGQSLEPGGDLILQSGTYSYQNFAQVLQNPEIAQLLSNRDPGIQAFLTVSCLGEGDWSHLGLSSSQETLHLRLNPEPTLPTMDGVAEFSEYVSETVDVPSPFDLLEPPTSGGFLKLSKPCCYIFPGGRGDSALFAVNGFNILVDGGSDRKSCFWKLVRHLDRIDSVLLTHIGADNLPGINGLLQRKVAELEEEQSQGSSSYSDWVKNLISPELGVVFFNVPDKLRLPDASRKAKRSIEEACLTLQHLNRLGIQAEPLYRVVSNTIEPLTLFHKMGVGRLDMYVLNPVKDSKEMQFLMQKWAGNSKAKTGIVLANGKEAEISVPYLTSITALVVWLPANPTEKIVRVLFPGNAPQNKILEGLEKLRHLDFLRYPVATQKDLATGAVPASLKPSKIKQRADSKESLKATTKTPVGKLAKREEVAEEGAKEARSELAKELAKTEKKAKESSEKPPEKPAKPERVKTESSEALKAEKRKLIKDKVGKKHLKEKISKLEEKKDKEKKEIKKERKELKKDEGRKEEKKDAKKEEKKKDTKPEVKKISKPDLKPFTPEVRKTLYKAKAPGRVKMDKSRATRGEKELSSEPRTPPAQKGAAPLPARELALSSPEDLTQDFEELKREERELLTEQRDEKPLPLDTAEEGLPSTAAQVAPPSVPGLEAEVPVVKEKEVVPDVPEERGIKDRGPDSGAETEEEKDTWEEKKPKEAEGLPDRTEAREESEPEVKEDVIEKAELEEMEELPPSDEEEEEETKAEGFYQKHLQEALKVTPGGKEALGGRELGLQGKAPEKETSSFLSSLATPAGATEHVSYIQDETIPGYSETEQTISDEEIHDEPEERAAPPRFPTGTYDLPGPEGPGPFEASQPADSAVPATASKAYGPPETELTYPPNMVAAPLAEEEHVSSATSITECDKLSSFATSVAEDQSVASLTAPQTEETGKSSLLLDTVTSIPSSRTEATQGLDYVPSAGTISPTSSLEEDKGFKSPPYEDFSVTGESEKRGEMVGRGLSGERALEGEEEEETANVQMSEKLHGQYGPQMFAAPGHALHPGEPALGEAEERCLSPDDSTVKMASPPPSGPPSATHTPFHQSPVEEKSEPQDFQEADSWGDTKSIPGVGKEVAAEETAKPGPDKGALEEEGKASPPRSPQAQEVSISIAGGQASRTIQLLPEQDKAIVLETVEAEEPAGPVPETEALPGDLRTSLQELGEPQKEEVLQIPDRRLSPEEAESLSVLSVVSPDAAKKQDATPRSPCGLMEQRLHTDLWPQGSPEDIRSLSLSEESPSKETSLDISSKQLSPESLGTLQFGELSLGKEEKGPLIQAEDTALHLAPVSIPEARAATASPPTDGTSGYSARADITDESPDGKLPASSFSPTALLGEGRHSPGVITSLGEHILTPDSSLTKSPESLPSPAVEDIVMEWEGKVPKLKDRPPEQKEKGPEPTDEVLQQQGKTLEQRDTVMEQRDTAICRKDEVLEEKDKAGEPQDQAVEQKGRDSEHRETAPDQKDQAPERKDEDLEPKDRSLEHRDTAPDQKDQAPEGKDEDLEPKDRGLEHRDTAPEQKDQAPEGKDEDLEPQDRGLEHRDTAPEQKDQAPEGKDKDLEPKDRGLEHRDTALEQKDQASEGKDEDLEPKDRGLEHRDTALEQKDQASEGKDEDLEPKDRGLEAKDKALEQEDKVPEGKDKILAQKIRDLEHKDTVPKDTVPELKGKALEQKDEASEQDKAPEEKDKAQKDQAPEQKDQALAQKYWALEQKAEALEQTIKATEQKDKFLEEKDKTQEQESPVQEDKTMAPKEKILEEKSPEKVKAVEQKEEAVLEKSKALGLEESPVQEDKAWEKYQKEQDVVQEWRETSPSSREPAGEQKEPARTWEDTSPEQEDMYWRGREDVVLEQDTYWQELSCERKVWFPHELGGPGARPRYTEERESTFLDEGPDDEQEVPPLEHTPQSPWASDFKGFQEPAPQKGLEVERWLAESPVGLPPEEEDKLTRSPFEIISPPASPPEMARQRVLPAPGQESPIPDPKLLPPMRDEPTTRSWLADIPPWVPKDRPLPPAPLSPAPAPPTPAPEPHTPAPFSWGTAEDEGVVAAVQEGAAELEGGPYSPLGKDYRKAEEEREGEVGVPDHSPRSSQVPKAGESHASEEPEQTEPEQREPTPYPDERSFQYADIYEQMMLTGLGPACPTRKPPLGAAGDWPPHISTKEEAAGRDTPAEKELSSPVSPHRLQFDTPAFSYAALAGPTVPPRQEPEPGLGMDPSLIPPAVPPRAPIPQSQGPSPPLNGHILSCSPDRRTPSPKEPGRGPWDDSPSDSELEKGAREQPEKEAQSPSPPYPTPAGPSALWPESETRTSPSSDSHLGPARPSLDFPASAFGFSSLQPAPPQLPSPAEPRSAPCGSLAFSGDRALALAPGPPARARHDEYLEVTKAPSLDSSLPQLPSPGSPGTPLLSSLPRPASPVLSEGSSSEATTPVMSSVAERFPPGLGAAEPGSIELVPGMEAAAHGLWDLAPLSPAPPASLDLAPAPAPSLPGDMDDGTLPCRLECSGVAAKKPSPSQGSSGAGATNGPTETSPKPPGPAPADAEACPAWERGAWPEGAERSPRPDTLLSSEQPPCPGAAPGDQPRSSSPETEAGPQGCAAEPRPHRGELSPSFLNPPLPRSTDDSDPSTEEARLVGRGGRRRAGAPGATGGPCPVADETPPTSASDSGSSQSDSDVPPETEECPSITAEAALDSDEDGDFLPVDKAGGVSGTHHPRPGYDPPPLPQPDPRPAPPRPDVCMADPEGLSSESGRVERLREKEKAQGRVGRRAPGRAKPASPARRLDLRGKRSPTPGKGTADRASRVPPRPRSTPSQVTPAEEKDGHSPMSKGLVNGLKAGPTALGSKGSSGAPVYVDLAYIPNHCSGKTADLDFFRRVRASYYVVSGNDPANGEPSRAVLDALLEGKAQWGENLQVTLIPTHDTEVTREWYQQTHEQQQQLNVLVLASSSTVVMQDESFPACKIEF